A single genomic interval of Alteromonas sp. CI.11.F.A3 harbors:
- the iscR gene encoding Fe-S cluster assembly transcriptional regulator IscR, with product MKLTSKGRYAVTAMLDVALHSTRGPVPLADISERQAISLSYLEQLFSRLRKDQLVDSVRGPGGGYLLGRDAANISIGEVIRAVDESVDATRCQGQADCQSGDRCLTHSLWQDLSDRISSFLNDITLGELMAKRDVQEVAGRQDKSASLRNVANDIEVSFQL from the coding sequence ATGAAATTAACATCTAAAGGGCGCTACGCAGTAACGGCAATGCTTGATGTAGCATTGCATTCAACACGCGGTCCTGTGCCTCTCGCTGATATCTCTGAACGCCAAGCTATCTCGCTATCTTATTTAGAACAGCTTTTCTCTCGATTACGTAAAGATCAGTTAGTCGATAGTGTTCGCGGGCCCGGTGGCGGCTATTTACTAGGGCGCGATGCAGCCAATATATCAATTGGTGAAGTTATTCGTGCGGTAGACGAATCTGTTGATGCTACCCGTTGCCAAGGGCAAGCTGACTGTCAAAGTGGTGACCGCTGCCTAACCCATAGTTTGTGGCAAGATTTGAGCGATCGTATAAGCTCCTTTTTAAACGATATTACCCTTGGTGAATTAATGGCGAAGCGCGATGTTCAGGAAGTGGCTGGGCGTCAAGATAAAAGCGCGTCTCTTCGTAATGTCGCCAACGATATCGAAGTTAGTTTTCAGTTATAA
- a CDS encoding IscS subfamily cysteine desulfurase gives MSRTKPIYLDYAATTPVDPRVAEKMVQCLTIDGNFGNPASRSYRFGWMAEEAVDVARNQISDALNCDPREIVFTSGATESNNLAIKGVAEGYANNGKHIITVNTEHKAVLDTCEHLEKQGFEVTYLDVDASGLISISHLEAAITDETILVSVMHVNNELGVVQDISAIGELCRAKNILFHVDAAQSVGKLPIDLQALPVDLLSISAHKIYGPKGMGALYVRRRPKINLAAQIHGGGHERGMRSGTLATHQIVGMGEAIHLAYQQLEQDSAHISELKTALWEGLSQLDDIHLNGHETQRIANILNVSFGGVDGESMMMAMNDIAVSSGSACTSASLEPSYVLRAIGRSSELAHAGIRFSIGRFTTLDDITYVISKVTDVVTRLREATVLAASR, from the coding sequence ATGTCTCGTACAAAACCTATTTACTTAGATTATGCCGCTACCACACCTGTCGACCCAAGGGTTGCAGAGAAAATGGTGCAGTGCCTGACGATAGACGGCAATTTCGGTAATCCTGCTTCCCGTTCGTATCGTTTTGGTTGGATGGCCGAAGAAGCAGTAGACGTCGCCCGCAATCAGATAAGTGATGCGCTGAACTGCGACCCACGTGAAATTGTATTTACCTCAGGTGCGACAGAGTCAAATAATTTAGCTATTAAAGGTGTAGCCGAAGGCTATGCGAATAACGGCAAACATATCATTACCGTTAATACCGAACACAAAGCAGTATTAGATACCTGTGAACATTTAGAGAAGCAAGGTTTTGAAGTGACATATCTAGACGTAGATGCGTCGGGTCTTATTTCAATTTCACATCTTGAAGCGGCCATAACTGATGAGACTATTTTAGTCTCAGTAATGCATGTGAATAACGAATTAGGTGTCGTTCAGGATATCAGCGCGATTGGTGAGCTTTGCCGAGCGAAGAACATTTTGTTTCACGTAGATGCGGCGCAGAGCGTAGGTAAACTTCCTATCGATTTGCAAGCCTTGCCAGTCGATTTGTTATCTATTTCGGCACATAAAATTTATGGTCCGAAAGGCATGGGGGCCTTATACGTTCGCCGTCGTCCAAAAATTAATTTAGCTGCCCAAATTCATGGGGGCGGGCATGAGCGGGGTATGCGTTCAGGCACACTAGCAACCCATCAAATTGTGGGCATGGGCGAAGCAATACACTTGGCCTATCAGCAGCTAGAACAGGATTCAGCCCACATTAGCGAGTTGAAAACAGCGTTATGGGAAGGGCTAAGCCAGTTAGATGATATTCACCTTAATGGCCATGAAACTCAGCGTATAGCGAACATTTTAAATGTGAGTTTTGGTGGTGTGGATGGGGAAAGTATGATGATGGCGATGAATGATATTGCGGTATCTTCTGGCTCTGCCTGCACATCGGCAAGCTTAGAACCTTCATACGTGTTACGCGCCATTGGTAGAAGTAGTGAACTTGCTCACGCTGGCATACGTTTTAGTATAGGTAGGTTCACCACATTAGATGATATTACCTACGTCATCAGCAAAGTCACCGATGTGGTTACCCGTTTACGTGAAGCAACAGTGCTGGCTGCAAGCCGATAG
- the sufB gene encoding Fe-S cluster assembly protein SufB, which translates to MSEQIEQALERKYDAGFYSEIESETFESGLDESVIRRISAMKDEPEWMLEWRLKAYHSWLEMEEPDWAHVDYPKIDYQAISYYSAPKSMKDKPQSLDEVDPELLRTYEKLGIPLHEQEMLAGVAVDAVFDSVSVVTTFRSKLEEAGVIFCPISEALVKYPDLVKKYIGSVVPRTDNYFAALNSAVFTDGSFVYIPKGTRCPMELSTYFRINEMNTGQFERTLIVAEEGSYVSYLEGCTAPQRDENQLHAAVVELVAMDDATIKYSTVQNWYPGDENGKGGIYNFVTKRGICHKNAKISWTQVETGSAVTWKYPSCVLKGDNSVGEFYSVALTRGRQQADTGTKMIHLGKNTRSTIISKGISAGNSNNAYRGLVQMGPRADGARNFTECDSLLIGDKCGAHTFPYIESRNPSAIVEHEATTSKVSDEQLFLCKQRGLDTEKAVSMIVNGFCKEVFKELPMEFAVEAGKLLEISLEGSVG; encoded by the coding sequence ATGAGTGAACAGATCGAACAGGCGTTAGAAAGAAAGTACGATGCTGGATTTTATTCAGAGATCGAATCTGAGACTTTTGAAAGTGGCCTCGACGAGTCAGTAATTCGCCGTATTTCAGCAATGAAAGACGAGCCAGAGTGGATGCTAGAGTGGCGCTTAAAGGCGTATCATTCGTGGCTTGAAATGGAAGAGCCTGATTGGGCCCATGTCGATTATCCTAAAATTGACTATCAAGCCATTTCTTATTACTCGGCACCAAAGAGTATGAAAGATAAGCCTCAGTCACTTGATGAAGTTGACCCTGAACTACTGCGTACCTACGAAAAGCTAGGTATTCCGTTGCATGAACAAGAAATGCTAGCGGGCGTTGCAGTAGACGCGGTATTCGACTCAGTATCAGTGGTAACTACTTTTCGCAGCAAGTTAGAAGAAGCGGGTGTTATCTTTTGCCCTATTTCAGAAGCGCTTGTGAAATATCCAGATTTAGTGAAAAAGTACATCGGCTCGGTAGTACCGCGCACCGATAACTACTTTGCCGCATTAAACAGTGCTGTATTTACCGATGGATCATTCGTTTATATTCCAAAAGGCACACGTTGCCCAATGGAGCTTTCTACCTATTTCCGTATAAACGAAATGAACACAGGTCAGTTTGAACGTACTTTAATTGTTGCCGAAGAAGGCAGCTATGTAAGCTACTTAGAAGGCTGTACTGCACCTCAGCGTGATGAAAATCAATTGCACGCTGCGGTGGTTGAATTGGTTGCTATGGATGACGCTACTATTAAGTACTCAACCGTACAAAACTGGTACCCAGGTGATGAAAACGGTAAAGGTGGTATTTACAACTTTGTGACCAAACGTGGTATTTGTCATAAAAACGCAAAAATTTCGTGGACCCAAGTTGAAACGGGTTCAGCGGTGACGTGGAAATACCCAAGCTGCGTACTTAAAGGTGATAATAGCGTAGGTGAGTTTTACTCAGTGGCGTTAACCCGTGGTAGGCAGCAGGCCGACACGGGTACTAAGATGATTCACCTTGGTAAGAACACACGCTCTACCATTATCTCTAAAGGTATTTCAGCGGGTAACAGTAACAACGCCTATCGTGGATTAGTGCAAATGGGCCCACGTGCCGATGGCGCACGTAATTTCACAGAATGTGACTCGCTATTAATTGGCGATAAATGTGGCGCACACACGTTCCCGTATATAGAAAGTAGAAATCCAAGTGCCATTGTTGAGCATGAAGCAACAACGTCGAAAGTTAGCGACGAGCAGTTGTTCTTATGTAAACAACGTGGTTTAGACACAGAAAAAGCCGTTTCTATGATTGTTAACGGTTTCTGTAAAGAAGTATTCAAAGAGCTGCCGATGGAATTCGCCGTAGAAGCCGGCAAGCTGCTCGAAATTAGTCTTGAAGGTTCAGTGGGGTAA
- the sufC gene encoding Fe-S cluster assembly ATPase SufC yields MLSIKNLHASVEEKNIIKGLSLEVKPGEVHAIMGPNGAGKSTLGYVLSGRDGYEVSEGDVTLNGKDLLDLEVEERAREGLFLAFQYPVEIPGVSNMEFMKESVNAMREQHGKEPLTAAEFLKKAKEACKQVQLPLDFLKRGVNEGFSGGEKKRNEIMQMILLEPKLCILDESDSGLDVDALQVVADGVNSQRDGERSFIVVTHYQRLLDYIKPDFVHILADGKIVKSGDASLALEVEKSGYAFLGKAYEEAEA; encoded by the coding sequence ATGCTTAGTATCAAGAATTTACATGCCAGCGTAGAAGAGAAAAACATCATTAAAGGGCTTAGCCTAGAAGTTAAGCCAGGTGAAGTACACGCTATCATGGGCCCCAACGGTGCCGGTAAGAGTACCCTTGGTTACGTACTTTCTGGCCGTGATGGCTACGAAGTGAGCGAAGGCGATGTAACACTGAACGGTAAAGATTTACTTGATTTAGAAGTTGAAGAACGTGCCCGCGAAGGTTTGTTCTTAGCGTTTCAATATCCAGTAGAAATTCCTGGTGTAAGCAATATGGAATTCATGAAAGAGTCTGTTAACGCTATGCGTGAACAACACGGCAAAGAGCCTCTTACTGCTGCTGAATTTCTAAAGAAAGCGAAAGAAGCCTGTAAGCAAGTTCAATTGCCGCTAGATTTCTTAAAGCGTGGTGTTAACGAAGGCTTCTCTGGTGGTGAGAAAAAGCGTAACGAAATCATGCAAATGATTTTGTTAGAGCCAAAGCTTTGTATTCTAGATGAGTCTGACTCAGGTCTAGACGTTGATGCACTTCAAGTGGTTGCCGATGGTGTTAACAGCCAACGTGACGGTGAGCGCAGCTTTATTGTAGTGACTCACTACCAGCGTTTGCTTGATTACATCAAACCTGACTTTGTACACATTCTTGCCGACGGTAAAATTGTGAAAAGTGGTGATGCATCACTGGCGCTAGAAGTAGAGAAAAGTGGTTATGCTTTCTTAGGCAAAGCATACGAGGAGGCTGAAGCATGA
- the sufD gene encoding Fe-S cluster assembly protein SufD, whose amino-acid sequence MSQWLEQVIDGAALDDYLAPVRQQALTQLKNDGWPKRRNESWINTPLTPVEKRNVAIATQADSVPVPNIDNLNALDIVFVDGVLVTQINTLDVPEGMTITSLNVDDASTQAAIASVFGQVKPTRHLFGRVNDALCQHGVFINVIDGAKVTKPIRIVNLATKNVDAHTRVLVKLGNASSAVIIEQGSGDTDSLTTAFAEYDIADDAHLEHYRFAMFTGSAKQIGGSHFMLHNRSTLNSTLVGYGSELSRLDVDMHHAGEFANAKMNAIYLLAEGELFDLHSTIEHAMPNGTTEENARGIVGDKARAVFNGRIHIHRDAQKTLAELNNRNLLLSRRGVINTKPELEIYADDVRCAHGATVAEIEGEALYYMLTRGVPRSKALVMLNFGFIQELINDMPNAAIRDWLLPVLSERFAHMEVK is encoded by the coding sequence ATGAGTCAATGGCTAGAACAGGTCATTGATGGGGCAGCGCTAGATGATTATCTGGCGCCCGTGCGTCAGCAGGCCTTAACACAGTTAAAAAACGATGGATGGCCGAAACGCCGAAACGAAAGCTGGATCAATACACCACTTACGCCAGTTGAAAAGCGTAACGTTGCTATTGCTACTCAGGCTGACAGCGTACCTGTACCAAACATCGATAACCTAAACGCACTTGATATCGTATTTGTTGATGGTGTGTTAGTGACGCAAATTAACACGCTAGACGTGCCAGAAGGCATGACAATTACATCGCTTAACGTTGACGATGCAAGCACGCAAGCAGCTATTGCTAGTGTATTCGGTCAAGTGAAGCCAACGCGCCATTTATTTGGCCGTGTTAACGATGCACTTTGCCAGCACGGTGTTTTCATCAATGTAATAGACGGCGCAAAAGTTACCAAGCCTATTCGCATAGTGAACTTAGCGACTAAAAACGTGGACGCCCATACTCGCGTATTGGTTAAGCTAGGTAACGCATCAAGCGCGGTTATCATTGAACAAGGTTCAGGTGATACCGATAGCCTTACAACCGCATTCGCTGAATACGATATTGCCGATGATGCGCACTTAGAGCATTACCGTTTTGCTATGTTTACCGGCAGCGCTAAGCAAATAGGTGGTAGCCACTTTATGTTGCATAACCGCTCAACGCTAAATAGCACCCTAGTGGGCTATGGCAGTGAGTTGTCGCGCTTAGATGTGGATATGCATCATGCAGGTGAATTTGCGAACGCCAAAATGAACGCTATTTACTTATTGGCGGAAGGTGAGTTATTCGACTTACATTCAACCATTGAGCACGCTATGCCTAACGGTACTACGGAAGAAAACGCTCGTGGAATTGTGGGTGATAAAGCTCGTGCGGTATTCAATGGTCGTATTCACATTCACCGTGATGCACAGAAAACCTTGGCAGAGCTTAACAACCGTAACTTGTTGTTGTCTCGTCGTGGTGTTATCAACACAAAACCTGAACTAGAAATTTATGCCGACGACGTGCGCTGTGCTCATGGTGCAACAGTGGCAGAAATTGAGGGTGAAGCGCTTTATTATATGCTGACTCGCGGCGTACCGCGCAGCAAAGCTTTGGTGATGCTGAACTTTGGCTTTATTCAAGAGTTAATTAACGATATGCCGAACGCGGCTATTCGCGACTGGTTACTTCCCGTGCTAAGCGAACGCTTTGCACACATGGAGGTTAAATGA
- a CDS encoding cysteine desulfurase — translation MSLDVAALRAQFPILAKTVDGKPLVYLDNAASTQKPQVVIDAIVDFYTNTNANVHRGAHHLSDEATRRYENARTSVAGFINASAREEVIWTSGTTEAINIVANGVGQLLRDGDQVMVTELEHHANLVTWQQACRRSGATLNIVPVFDNGELDIDAFDRLLTPNTKMVAFPHVSNALGTVNPIKLLTEKAKAVGAWVLVDGAQGIAHGGVDVQDIGCDFYAFSGHKLFGPTGIGVLWGRKSVLEDWPVWQTGGEMIKDVSYHEATWGELPNRLEAGTPNIAGAIGLGAAVDWFKNLDMAALHNHEQALLSYATEQALALDGMRLIGTAPNKVGVLSFLLDGAHPADVGFILDRQGVAIRTGDNCAQPLMKRFGIPGTARASFSIYNTLEEVDSLFAALKKAKMMLA, via the coding sequence ATGAGCTTAGACGTTGCTGCGCTTCGCGCCCAGTTTCCAATCCTTGCTAAAACGGTAGATGGTAAGCCTTTGGTTTACTTAGACAACGCGGCCTCAACGCAAAAGCCGCAAGTGGTAATTGATGCCATTGTCGATTTCTATACGAACACCAATGCAAACGTGCATCGCGGTGCTCATCATTTGTCTGATGAAGCAACCCGTCGTTACGAAAACGCGCGCACTAGTGTAGCGGGCTTCATTAACGCCAGTGCGCGAGAAGAAGTGATTTGGACTAGCGGTACCACAGAAGCCATTAATATAGTGGCTAATGGGGTAGGGCAGTTACTTCGCGACGGCGACCAAGTCATGGTGACGGAATTAGAGCACCACGCGAACTTGGTTACTTGGCAGCAAGCGTGTCGACGTTCAGGCGCAACATTAAACATTGTGCCTGTATTCGACAACGGTGAGCTTGATATCGATGCATTCGATAGACTGCTAACACCCAACACTAAAATGGTGGCGTTTCCGCATGTATCTAATGCATTAGGTACGGTTAACCCCATTAAACTGTTAACTGAAAAAGCAAAAGCGGTAGGTGCCTGGGTATTAGTTGACGGCGCGCAGGGCATTGCCCATGGCGGTGTTGACGTGCAAGACATAGGCTGTGACTTTTACGCTTTTTCTGGGCATAAGCTGTTTGGGCCAACGGGGATTGGTGTTTTATGGGGCCGTAAATCGGTACTAGAAGACTGGCCAGTATGGCAAACCGGCGGCGAAATGATTAAAGATGTGTCTTATCATGAAGCGACTTGGGGCGAATTACCAAATCGCCTAGAAGCGGGTACGCCTAATATTGCAGGCGCTATTGGTCTAGGTGCAGCAGTTGATTGGTTTAAAAACCTTGATATGGCCGCATTACATAACCATGAACAAGCTTTATTAAGCTACGCCACTGAACAAGCACTTGCTCTAGACGGAATGCGTTTAATTGGCACAGCGCCTAACAAAGTCGGTGTATTAAGCTTTTTATTAGACGGCGCGCACCCTGCAGATGTCGGGTTTATTCTTGATAGGCAAGGTGTGGCCATTAGAACGGGCGATAACTGTGCGCAGCCGCTAATGAAGCGCTTCGGTATTCCAGGTACTGCTCGTGCATCGTTCTCGATTTACAACACGCTTGAAGAAGTGGACAGCCTATTTGCTGCACTTAAGAAAGCGAAAATGATGTTGGCCTAA
- a CDS encoding HesB/IscA family protein, with amino-acid sequence MSVETFVPSTKLITLSDSAIKHFESKLKDKPGQLIRLSTRVSGCTGYAYELDFADSAKDGDEIVEISPTLRVAVSEDAAELVRSTEIDYVTEGVNGIIKYNNPNVVDECGCGESFNVG; translated from the coding sequence ATGAGTGTTGAAACATTTGTTCCAAGCACAAAGCTAATTACCTTGAGCGACAGCGCCATCAAGCACTTTGAAAGTAAGCTTAAAGATAAGCCGGGTCAGTTAATTCGTTTATCTACTCGCGTAAGTGGTTGTACTGGATACGCCTACGAACTTGATTTTGCAGACAGCGCGAAAGACGGCGATGAAATTGTTGAAATTTCGCCAACACTTCGTGTTGCGGTTTCAGAAGATGCGGCAGAGCTTGTACGTAGCACAGAAATTGACTACGTGACAGAAGGCGTGAATGGCATTATTAAGTATAACAACCCGAATGTGGTTGATGAGTGCGGTTGTGGCGAAAGCTTCAACGTTGGCTAA
- the sufT gene encoding putative Fe-S cluster assembly protein SufT encodes MKQKMVVTERECKARLVPAGNPATIPEGEFVTITQDLGGNYTVTWRGNMYRIDGTDADAIGRKAQVLNFAEPDDGKVSEQQVWDALETIFDPEIPINLVSLGLIYKVSVNQDNGEVDIDMTLTAPGCGMGPVLVGDVEYRVALVPFVTAVNVELVFDPAWSREMMSEEAQLEAGLFF; translated from the coding sequence ATGAAGCAGAAGATGGTGGTAACAGAACGAGAGTGTAAAGCACGTCTTGTTCCAGCAGGTAACCCTGCGACCATACCAGAAGGTGAGTTTGTTACGATTACGCAAGATTTAGGTGGAAACTACACCGTTACATGGCGTGGTAACATGTACCGTATTGACGGTACCGATGCAGATGCTATTGGTCGGAAAGCCCAAGTGCTTAACTTCGCTGAGCCTGACGACGGTAAAGTGAGCGAACAGCAAGTATGGGATGCGCTTGAAACTATCTTCGACCCTGAAATACCCATTAACTTGGTGTCGCTGGGGCTTATCTATAAGGTTAGCGTTAATCAAGATAACGGTGAAGTTGATATTGATATGACATTAACCGCGCCGGGTTGCGGCATGGGCCCAGTGTTAGTGGGCGATGTTGAATATCGTGTAGCATTGGTTCCTTTCGTTACCGCTGTGAATGTAGAGTTAGTCTTTGACCCTGCATGGTCAAGAGAAATGATGAGCGAAGAAGCGCAGCTAGAAGCTGGCCTTTTCTTTTAA
- a CDS encoding SufE family protein, whose protein sequence is MALPSTEEIIDDLAFFDDWEQRYQYIIDLGKSVPGLPEEKRTPDRLVKGCQSSVWLVESYDNNQITFEVDSDAVIVQGLLALVLAAYNNKSPKDILEFDINGYFEALDLERHITPTRGNGLRAIVAKIQHLAKENS, encoded by the coding sequence ATGGCATTACCCTCTACTGAAGAAATTATTGATGATTTAGCGTTTTTCGATGATTGGGAACAGCGCTATCAATATATTATCGATTTAGGTAAATCTGTACCTGGCTTGCCAGAAGAGAAGCGCACGCCAGACAGACTTGTAAAAGGTTGCCAAAGCAGTGTGTGGCTAGTTGAGTCGTACGACAATAATCAAATTACATTCGAAGTAGACAGTGACGCCGTGATTGTTCAAGGCTTATTAGCGTTAGTTTTGGCGGCTTACAATAATAAATCGCCGAAAGACATTCTTGAATTTGATATCAATGGCTATTTCGAAGCACTAGATTTGGAACGCCATATTACGCCTACTCGCGGTAATGGCCTTCGTGCAATAGTGGCGAAAATTCAGCATCTTGCTAAAGAAAACAGCTAG
- the ndk gene encoding nucleoside-diphosphate kinase, protein MALERTFSIIKPDAVAKNVIGAIYNRFESAGLRIVASKMIHMSKEQAEGFYAEHKERPFFGALVGFMTSGPVMVQVLEGENAVVKNREIMGATNPADAAAGTLRSDYAASIDENACHGSDAPESAAREIAYFFSEEEICPRTR, encoded by the coding sequence ATGGCTCTAGAGCGTACTTTTTCGATTATCAAGCCTGATGCGGTAGCTAAAAACGTTATCGGTGCAATTTACAACCGTTTCGAATCTGCAGGTCTTCGCATCGTGGCATCTAAGATGATCCACATGAGCAAAGAACAAGCTGAAGGTTTTTACGCAGAACATAAAGAACGTCCTTTTTTCGGCGCTCTAGTTGGTTTCATGACATCTGGCCCAGTTATGGTTCAGGTTCTTGAAGGCGAAAACGCTGTTGTTAAAAACCGTGAAATCATGGGTGCAACTAACCCAGCTGATGCTGCTGCCGGAACACTTCGTTCTGACTACGCTGCTTCAATTGATGAAAATGCATGTCACGGTTCTGATGCACCAGAATCAGCTGCACGTGAAATTGCTTACTTCTTCTCTGAAGAAGAGATTTGTCCTCGTACGCGTTAA